Proteins encoded within one genomic window of Salipaludibacillus agaradhaerens:
- a CDS encoding Na+/H+ antiporter family protein — MNAVVIAVLIMIVLSLLRIHVVIALIIGGITGGLVAGFTLVETIEVFSEGLSSNVTVALSYAMLGAFAVGISYTGLPNAMVKSAIKLVGREQETHRKTMTKVLLLFSIAIVASFSQNLVPVHIAFIPLFIPPLLKVFNELNMDRRATATALTFGLKAPYILIPAGYGLIFHEIIVSNMNESGMVVNMSMVPKAMLLPVIGMLVGLALAIFVSYRKPRNYLTQELTTSGDSEEHSFTWPGIFVGVAAIVSVLVSQVLTKSMVFGALTGLIILYVYFGYLHLTKKLRLSQSEELLTDGMKMLAFIGFVMISAGGFAEVIRETGHVDQLVASVSGWIGHNHGLAALIMLILGLLITMGIGSSFATIPIIAAIYVPLAAAIGLSPLATIALIGTAGALGDAGSPASDSTLGPSAGLNADGQHNHIWDTCVPTFLHFNIPLIIFGWLAALIL, encoded by the coding sequence ATGAATGCAGTGGTTATAGCGGTATTAATTATGATTGTCTTAAGTTTATTAAGAATTCACGTTGTTATTGCTCTTATTATTGGGGGAATAACTGGAGGATTAGTGGCTGGCTTTACACTTGTAGAAACGATTGAGGTTTTTAGCGAGGGACTGAGCTCTAATGTCACTGTTGCACTCAGTTATGCTATGTTGGGAGCCTTTGCTGTTGGGATAAGTTATACTGGATTACCTAATGCGATGGTTAAATCAGCTATTAAACTAGTTGGTAGAGAACAAGAAACACATAGAAAAACAATGACGAAAGTTCTACTCTTATTTTCTATTGCAATTGTAGCATCGTTTTCTCAAAATTTAGTTCCTGTTCACATTGCATTTATTCCGCTATTTATTCCGCCACTTTTAAAGGTGTTTAATGAATTAAATATGGATAGAAGGGCGACTGCTACAGCCTTAACATTCGGATTGAAGGCGCCTTATATATTAATTCCGGCGGGGTATGGTCTAATCTTTCATGAGATTATTGTATCTAATATGAATGAGAGTGGAATGGTTGTAAACATGAGTATGGTACCGAAAGCAATGTTACTTCCAGTTATCGGTATGTTGGTTGGTTTGGCATTAGCGATATTTGTCAGCTACCGTAAACCAAGAAATTATTTGACACAGGAGTTGACTACATCGGGCGATTCTGAAGAACATTCGTTTACATGGCCTGGTATATTTGTTGGTGTAGCAGCTATTGTCTCAGTGCTTGTTTCACAAGTTTTAACTAAATCAATGGTGTTTGGCGCACTAACCGGTCTAATTATTTTATATGTTTATTTTGGTTACCTTCATCTCACGAAAAAATTAAGGTTAAGTCAGTCTGAAGAGTTACTAACCGATGGTATGAAAATGCTGGCATTTATAGGGTTCGTGATGATTTCGGCTGGTGGATTTGCAGAAGTGATTAGGGAAACCGGACATGTGGATCAACTTGTTGCAAGTGTTTCAGGATGGATCGGTCATAATCATGGTCTAGCAGCACTTATCATGTTAATTCTAGGGTTATTAATTACAATGGGAATTGGTTCATCATTTGCTACGATTCCTATTATTGCAGCAATCTATGTTCCTTTAGCTGCTGCAATTGGCCTTTCACCTTTGGCGACTATTGCATTAATAGGTACTGCTGGTGCATTAGGTGATGCTGGCTCCCCTGCTTCGGATAGCACTTTAGGGCCGTCGGCTGGGCTTAATGCAGACGGTCAGCACAATCATATATGGGATACCTGTGTACCGACATTTTTACACTTTAATATTCCATTAATTATTTTTGGTTGGCTTGCAGCACTTATTTTATAG
- a CDS encoding biotin transporter BioY — protein MGSTSQFRISDLTKGAMFIALMAIGANLTAFITIGTVPLTFQSVIAILAGILLGKNLGAFSIIGYIMVGLIGVPVFAGFSGGFQVLASPTLGFLLSFVAIAYVSGKLVEGKTEPTSTTYFKASLIGLLVNYFIGVPYLYFHSSVILQLENIQFTTIAISMGPFFAKDFILALFTASVAPKLKKAQTFSSSMKEAS, from the coding sequence ATGGGATCTACCTCACAATTTCGCATTAGTGATTTAACAAAAGGAGCTATGTTTATTGCACTGATGGCAATAGGAGCTAATTTAACAGCTTTTATTACAATCGGTACAGTTCCTTTAACATTTCAAAGCGTTATTGCCATCTTAGCCGGTATTTTGCTTGGAAAAAATTTAGGCGCTTTTTCTATCATTGGTTACATTATGGTCGGACTTATCGGCGTACCTGTATTCGCCGGTTTTTCCGGCGGCTTTCAAGTTCTCGCTTCCCCAACTTTAGGGTTCTTACTTTCTTTTGTAGCCATCGCTTACGTATCAGGAAAACTTGTAGAAGGAAAGACTGAGCCAACTTCCACAACCTACTTTAAAGCATCACTTATTGGACTTTTAGTAAACTACTTTATTGGCGTTCCTTATCTTTACTTTCATAGTAGTGTCATACTTCAATTAGAGAATATCCAATTCACTACAATCGCTATTAGCATGGGGCCTTTCTTTGCTAAAGATTTTATCCTCGCACTTTTTACAGCAAGTGTTGCTCCAAAATTAAAAAAAGCGCAAACTTTCTCCAGTTCAATGAAAGAAGCGTCATAA
- a CDS encoding NADP-dependent glyceraldehyde-3-phosphate dehydrogenase, with translation MSLRQDKKVYPYLFNNEWKESTTGETVEIMSPDDGAVVGAVPAMSQDEVDQAVKSASDVQENWEATEGHERSELLHRWAEELEKMTDEIGEKIHLEVGKTLSAAKSEVKRTAQLIRHTAEEGLRTHGSFIQGDAFPGASKATKAMVQKVPHGVVLAISPFNYPVNLAASKIAPALITGNTVVFKPATQGAISGLLMVEALVKAGLPKGVLNVVTGRGSVIGDFVVTHPSIDMITFTGGTGTGQHIAKQASMIPVVLELGGKDPAIVLEDADLEKTAKEIVGGALSYSGQRCTAIKRVMVMNSVADELVAKIKDKVETLKVGKSSENADITPMIDQKSADFVVSLIDDAKEKGATVVTEGIRNENLLGATVLDNVTEDMELAWEEQFGPVIPIMRVENELEAIDLEKRNQYGLQASIFTKNFENAFTIADKLNVGTVQVNGKTSRGPDHFPFLGVKNSGQGVQGIGRSIDSMLRDKVLVLNL, from the coding sequence GTGAGTTTACGACAAGATAAGAAAGTATATCCTTACCTTTTTAATAATGAGTGGAAAGAAAGTACAACTGGGGAGACTGTAGAAATTATGTCTCCAGATGATGGTGCAGTAGTAGGGGCGGTCCCAGCAATGAGCCAAGATGAGGTAGATCAAGCAGTGAAAAGTGCCTCTGACGTTCAAGAGAATTGGGAAGCGACAGAAGGACACGAACGTTCTGAACTTCTCCATCGATGGGCAGAAGAGTTAGAAAAAATGACAGATGAAATTGGAGAAAAGATACATTTAGAAGTAGGTAAAACATTGTCTGCGGCTAAAAGTGAAGTTAAGCGTACAGCGCAACTCATTCGACATACAGCAGAAGAAGGCTTACGAACTCATGGTAGCTTTATTCAAGGAGATGCTTTCCCTGGTGCTTCTAAAGCAACAAAGGCAATGGTACAAAAAGTGCCTCATGGGGTAGTGCTTGCAATTTCTCCGTTTAACTATCCTGTTAACCTTGCAGCATCTAAAATTGCACCCGCTTTAATTACAGGGAATACAGTGGTGTTTAAGCCAGCAACTCAAGGGGCAATCAGCGGTTTATTAATGGTTGAAGCACTTGTTAAAGCAGGCTTGCCTAAAGGGGTGTTAAATGTCGTGACAGGACGAGGTTCTGTTATTGGAGATTTTGTTGTAACACATCCATCCATCGATATGATTACTTTCACTGGAGGAACTGGAACAGGTCAACATATTGCTAAACAAGCCTCTATGATTCCAGTTGTGCTCGAATTAGGTGGTAAAGATCCAGCCATTGTTTTGGAAGATGCAGATTTAGAAAAAACTGCGAAAGAGATTGTCGGAGGAGCTTTAAGCTATTCAGGTCAGCGTTGTACGGCAATTAAACGTGTGATGGTTATGAATAGCGTTGCAGATGAACTTGTTGCTAAAATTAAAGATAAAGTTGAAACATTAAAAGTAGGTAAATCAAGTGAAAATGCAGATATTACCCCTATGATCGATCAAAAATCAGCAGACTTTGTTGTGTCATTGATTGACGATGCAAAGGAAAAAGGTGCTACGGTTGTTACGGAAGGTATTCGTAATGAAAACCTCTTAGGTGCAACGGTATTAGATAATGTGACGGAAGATATGGAATTAGCATGGGAAGAGCAATTTGGTCCGGTTATTCCTATCATGCGTGTAGAGAATGAGTTAGAGGCTATCGATTTAGAAAAGCGCAATCAATATGGCTTACAAGCAAGTATTTTCACTAAAAACTTTGAGAATGCTTTTACAATTGCCGATAAGTTAAATGTGGGAACAGTTCAAGTGAATGGTAAAACGTCTCGTGGTCCTGACCACTTCCCATTCCTCGGAGTTAAAAATTCAGGTCAAGGTGTTCAAGGTATTGGGCGAAGCATTGATTCCATGCTCCGTGATAAAGTATTAGTTTTAAATTTATAA
- a CDS encoding DUF6612 family protein, producing the protein MKKLTLLSLTAIILTTLTACKELTLEEVLSEAISATESLQSFQTTIDVSKGLIMDDQDDMSLTHTQTSVTNDPLTLEIHSEIGGEDGVDYVTNFSEEDGFYFKETTTDQWGKLSDDLVESFVTAPAFHTGSTTTTLNYFENQLSHLTMEETDTSYIISLQEDELNTDDFKKHLEELEFYNMDLGALDGISDLEDITYTITLDKETFYQTDINIEMKMMIDIIEVSQMITITLNDFNDIEPLEIPEEIKENATHIDY; encoded by the coding sequence ATGAAAAAACTGACACTTTTAAGCTTGACTGCAATTATCCTTACAACTTTAACAGCATGTAAGGAATTAACCTTGGAGGAGGTCTTATCTGAAGCAATTTCAGCCACTGAGTCATTACAGTCATTTCAGACGACTATTGACGTTTCTAAAGGCCTCATTATGGACGATCAAGATGACATGTCCTTAACACACACCCAGACTTCTGTAACTAATGACCCATTAACATTAGAAATTCACTCAGAGATAGGTGGAGAAGATGGGGTTGACTATGTTACCAACTTCTCAGAGGAAGACGGCTTCTATTTTAAAGAAACAACGACCGACCAGTGGGGCAAACTTTCTGATGACCTTGTGGAATCCTTTGTAACAGCACCAGCATTTCATACTGGATCGACAACTACGACTTTAAACTACTTTGAGAACCAATTATCTCATTTGACAATGGAAGAGACCGATACGTCGTATATCATTTCTTTACAAGAAGATGAATTAAATACTGACGATTTTAAAAAACACCTAGAGGAATTAGAATTTTATAATATGGATTTAGGGGCTCTGGATGGTATTTCTGATTTAGAGGACATCACATATACGATTACACTTGATAAAGAAACGTTCTATCAAACTGATATTAACATTGAAATGAAAATGATGATTGACATTATTGAAGTAAGCCAAATGATCACTATAACTCTTAACGATTTTAATGACATTGAGCCGTTGGAGATTCCAGAAGAGATTAAAGAAAATGCCACTCATATCGACTATTAA
- a CDS encoding DUF6612 family protein, with protein MKKSLLTSLSAVTLLSLAACGDTTSDDGLSVEEILSKSISTMEELDSYTLSMEMAQTLEGENEEGELESMSFDTTSDVSLTLEPMTMEIVTRMDMGELGLGEDTNMEFLSYFTEEDGFYIEDPTLGGWVKMGDDFSDDLMAISEMQTSPEDQLKSFEDNITNLSVETTDTSYIISLDGDDLDMNDFLDQIGDLGFDDMGLGMEELNEMDMDIENISYKITVDKETFYQTEANIDMTYNMTMMGETISTSQQIHMVLSDFNNIDPIQIPEDVLEEAEELNF; from the coding sequence ATGAAAAAATCATTGTTAACTAGTTTATCAGCAGTTACCTTACTGAGCTTAGCAGCATGTGGTGACACCACATCTGACGATGGACTTAGTGTAGAAGAGATTTTGAGTAAGTCAATTTCTACAATGGAAGAATTGGACTCTTATACTTTATCAATGGAAATGGCCCAAACGTTAGAAGGAGAGAATGAAGAAGGCGAGCTTGAATCAATGAGTTTCGATACCACTTCTGATGTATCGTTAACGTTAGAGCCTATGACGATGGAAATAGTTACTCGTATGGATATGGGTGAACTAGGTCTTGGAGAAGATACTAATATGGAATTTTTATCTTACTTCACTGAAGAAGATGGTTTTTATATTGAGGATCCTACTTTAGGTGGATGGGTGAAAATGGGAGACGATTTCTCAGATGATCTTATGGCAATATCAGAAATGCAAACAAGTCCTGAAGATCAATTAAAATCCTTTGAAGATAATATTACAAACCTGTCAGTTGAAACAACTGACACGTCTTATATCATCTCATTAGACGGTGACGACTTAGACATGAATGACTTTTTAGATCAGATTGGTGACTTAGGATTTGACGACATGGGGCTTGGCATGGAAGAATTAAATGAGATGGACATGGATATAGAAAATATCTCTTACAAAATTACCGTTGATAAAGAGACGTTTTATCAAACGGAAGCCAATATTGATATGACTTATAACATGACAATGATGGGAGAAACTATCTCCACCAGTCAGCAAATTCACATGGTGTTAAGTGACTTTAATAACATTGATCCAATTCAAATTCCTGAGGACGTTCTTGAAGAAGCAGAAGAGCTAAACTTTTAA
- a CDS encoding helix-turn-helix domain-containing protein, whose product MKQRKIDVVLHPIRMQLIQALIKKPMTVQELLNDLQGVAQATLYRHLNLLKDHHIIRIKEERQVRGAVEKTYELLEGAAIISAEEAETITKEEHQRYFLRYFAMILKQFDDYLEGDVTMEQDGFGYTQIELALTDEEFQSFTLEFSELLKRYGNKMNSQARKRTLSTILLPEKKGGGEKNDRSD is encoded by the coding sequence ATGAAGCAACGGAAGATTGATGTCGTGTTACATCCAATACGCATGCAACTCATTCAAGCATTAATTAAAAAGCCTATGACAGTGCAGGAGTTACTTAACGACTTGCAAGGTGTGGCACAGGCAACGTTATATCGTCACCTGAATTTATTGAAAGATCATCACATTATTCGCATAAAAGAAGAACGACAAGTGCGAGGAGCCGTTGAGAAAACGTATGAACTACTGGAGGGAGCAGCTATTATTTCTGCTGAGGAAGCAGAGACTATTACGAAAGAAGAGCATCAGCGTTATTTTTTAAGATATTTTGCAATGATTCTAAAGCAATTCGACGATTATCTTGAGGGTGATGTCACCATGGAGCAAGATGGGTTTGGTTATACGCAAATAGAACTGGCATTGACGGATGAAGAGTTCCAGTCTTTTACGCTTGAATTTAGTGAGCTTTTAAAACGATATGGAAATAAGATGAATTCTCAAGCAAGAAAACGAACACTTTCAACAATTTTACTTCCTGAAAAAAAAGGTGGAGGGGAAAAAAATGACCGAAGTGATTGA
- a CDS encoding PLD nuclease N-terminal domain-containing protein — translation MTEVIEFLHEINWTLFIPIIALQFILVLIALIDCARQEKTNGPKWLWVLIIIAVNLLGPILYFIFGRSQN, via the coding sequence ATGACCGAAGTGATTGAATTTTTACACGAGATTAATTGGACATTATTTATTCCTATTATAGCCCTTCAATTTATTTTAGTGCTCATAGCTCTTATTGACTGTGCTAGGCAGGAAAAGACTAATGGACCAAAATGGTTGTGGGTACTTATTATTATAGCAGTCAATTTATTAGGGCCAATTTTATATTTTATTTTTGGAAGGAGTCAAAACTAA
- a CDS encoding ABC transporter ATP-binding protein, with translation MGLIETKNLTKRYKGDEAVKNISLTIQEGVCTALLGPNGAGKTTTLNLLTGLIKPSNGHISFHQDYPGDRRKFIGYLPQSPQFYNWMSGIEFAVFAAELAGMNRSLAKKRANEMMELVGLLEVKHKKIASYSGGMKQRLGIAQALVHEPKLIILDEPVSALDPIGRRDVLELMRRLKSQTSILFSTHVLHDAEEISDDIYIMKEGEVVIGGSLKELKKKYQQPTIIIETEKNHDSWMEKVKDNSWIEGVKHHNGTVTLEVKNVNQARQQLLNDQDLHDLNIERFEVVKTSLEDLFMKVAIK, from the coding sequence ATGGGACTCATTGAGACGAAAAATTTAACGAAAAGATATAAAGGAGACGAAGCAGTTAAAAACATCTCATTAACTATTCAGGAAGGAGTGTGTACGGCACTTCTTGGGCCGAATGGCGCGGGGAAGACAACAACACTTAATTTACTTACAGGTTTAATTAAACCATCTAATGGTCACATTTCTTTCCATCAGGACTATCCGGGAGACCGAAGAAAGTTTATTGGTTATCTTCCTCAATCTCCTCAGTTTTATAACTGGATGAGTGGAATAGAATTTGCTGTATTTGCAGCTGAATTAGCAGGTATGAATCGCTCTTTAGCTAAAAAAAGGGCTAATGAAATGATGGAACTCGTAGGTTTATTAGAAGTAAAACATAAGAAAATTGCTAGTTATTCCGGTGGGATGAAGCAGCGTTTAGGTATTGCTCAAGCGCTCGTTCACGAGCCGAAACTTATTATCTTGGATGAGCCGGTGTCTGCTTTGGATCCTATTGGTCGTAGAGACGTATTAGAACTAATGAGGCGACTTAAGTCACAGACATCAATTTTGTTCTCTACCCACGTGCTTCACGATGCAGAAGAGATATCTGATGATATTTATATTATGAAAGAAGGCGAAGTGGTGATAGGAGGTTCTCTAAAAGAATTGAAAAAGAAATATCAGCAACCGACTATCATCATTGAAACAGAGAAAAATCATGACAGTTGGATGGAGAAGGTGAAAGATAACTCATGGATCGAAGGTGTTAAGCATCATAATGGCACGGTTACTCTAGAAGTTAAAAACGTGAATCAAGCGAGACAACAGCTGCTAAACGATCAAGACTTACATGACTTAAATATTGAGCGGTTTGAAGTCGTTAAAACATCATTAGAAGACTTGTTTATGAAGGTGGCGATTAAATGA
- a CDS encoding ABC transporter permease has translation MKIWWVLFKKEMSEAARNFKWMWLPIVFILLGIMQPVTSYYLPDMLEQFGDLPEGALLEIPLPSGAEVLAGTFGQFSQIGLLVLVLAFMGTISNEKNMGTHVMVLVKPVSFRSYILAKWLHILVIASCSFAVGYMAAIYYTFHLIEQVPFLNIVYAGLIYFLWLIFHLTLMVSLSALSKSTAFVAFMTLATAAVLTLLSSYIPNAMRWSPGILTTHSQAVLQSGTPNSYFWLSIIMTVLVTVFLLIASTHLFNKKELTKSTS, from the coding sequence ATGAAGATATGGTGGGTATTATTTAAAAAAGAAATGTCAGAAGCGGCTAGAAATTTTAAATGGATGTGGCTGCCTATCGTTTTTATTTTACTAGGTATTATGCAACCTGTCACATCTTATTATTTACCTGATATGTTAGAACAATTTGGGGACCTCCCAGAAGGGGCATTGCTTGAGATTCCTTTGCCGAGTGGTGCGGAAGTATTAGCGGGAACTTTTGGCCAATTCAGTCAGATCGGGCTGCTCGTCCTAGTCCTTGCTTTTATGGGAACCATCTCCAATGAAAAAAATATGGGAACACATGTTATGGTACTTGTTAAACCTGTGTCTTTCAGAAGTTACATTTTAGCTAAATGGTTACATATTTTAGTAATAGCATCGTGTTCATTTGCAGTTGGTTACATGGCTGCTATCTATTACACGTTTCATCTTATAGAACAAGTGCCTTTTTTAAATATCGTTTATGCTGGCCTTATTTATTTTCTATGGTTAATCTTTCATTTGACACTGATGGTTAGTTTAAGTGCTTTAAGTAAAAGTACGGCTTTTGTAGCATTTATGACGCTTGCTACAGCGGCTGTTTTAACGCTATTAAGTTCATATATCCCAAATGCCATGCGGTGGTCACCTGGGATATTGACAACCCATAGTCAAGCGGTGTTACAATCAGGCACACCTAATAGTTACTTTTGGTTGAGCATTATTATGACAGTATTAGTTACCGTTTTTCTTTTGATTGCTAGTACTCACCTCTTCAATAAAAAGGAATTAACTAAAAGTACCTCTTAA
- a CDS encoding DUF4212 domain-containing protein: MKKMDRKLANRYFKERTRYMSFYFIVWFVVSYGVVIFAEPLSHFSINGYPFHYFMGAQGSIVTFIVLLFINASVSDAIDKKFGILKNDNKRLNKEKAINN, encoded by the coding sequence GTGAAGAAAATGGACCGGAAACTAGCAAATCGTTATTTTAAAGAACGAACACGTTATATGAGCTTCTATTTTATCGTTTGGTTCGTCGTTTCTTATGGTGTGGTTATATTTGCTGAGCCATTGAGTCATTTCTCGATCAACGGATATCCTTTTCATTATTTTATGGGGGCACAGGGATCCATTGTCACGTTCATTGTTTTACTGTTTATTAATGCCTCAGTAAGCGATGCTATCGATAAGAAATTTGGTATTTTGAAAAATGATAATAAAAGGTTAAATAAAGAAAAGGCGATTAATAACTGA
- a CDS encoding sodium:solute symporter family protein, which translates to MDTQFLVSLSVIMASFAIYIGIAIYNKARATSDFYVAGRGVPAVFNGMAIGADWMSAASFIGMAGTIMLLGYDGLAYIMGWTGGYLLLTFLLAPQLRKYGRYTVPEFIGDRYESHWARFIAAVCTIIISFTYSIGQLSGSGVVIGRLFEIDAKFGTMIGVVLIAFYAAFGGMKGITWTQVAQYIILITAYLIPVIFMSLQLTGNPMPWISYGEIIGKMGELDRELGISEYFAPFTNDTKWQFIALMFTLMAGTAGLPHVIVRFYTVSSMKAARWSGAWALLFIGLLYLSAPAYAAFSRFILMTNVAGSKITELPEWTQPWIDTGRLQLADENGDGILQWNELIISNDIVVMATPEIANLGVFVIGLVAAGAMAAALSTAGGLMIAISSSFAHDIYYRVWKPEATEQTRLKVARWSIATATLLAGVIALDPPGAITQIVAWAFALATGTFFPALVLGVWWKRSNTKGVIAGLLVGLITTLSYIFAAKYGGFTILGIIDTGAGVFGAAAAFLTNIIVSLATDEPSQKIQEEVIDLRYPEQMVYKDGEVWLVDDHKKTSH; encoded by the coding sequence TTGGATACACAGTTTTTAGTTTCATTATCGGTTATTATGGCATCCTTTGCCATATACATTGGAATCGCTATATATAATAAAGCACGCGCTACATCGGATTTTTATGTAGCTGGAAGGGGAGTCCCAGCAGTCTTTAATGGTATGGCTATTGGGGCAGATTGGATGAGTGCTGCTTCCTTTATTGGGATGGCTGGCACGATCATGCTGCTTGGATATGATGGGCTCGCGTACATCATGGGATGGACTGGTGGCTATTTGCTGCTCACTTTTTTACTTGCTCCCCAGCTACGTAAGTACGGACGTTATACCGTTCCTGAATTTATTGGTGACCGGTATGAAAGTCATTGGGCACGTTTTATTGCTGCCGTGTGTACGATTATTATTAGTTTCACTTATTCAATTGGGCAGTTGTCCGGCTCTGGTGTGGTTATCGGAAGATTGTTTGAGATCGATGCTAAATTTGGCACGATGATCGGAGTCGTACTCATTGCTTTTTATGCTGCATTTGGAGGGATGAAAGGGATCACATGGACACAGGTAGCTCAATATATTATCTTAATTACTGCTTATTTAATTCCAGTTATCTTCATGTCACTTCAATTAACCGGTAATCCCATGCCGTGGATTTCATATGGTGAGATTATTGGGAAAATGGGGGAACTTGATCGAGAACTTGGGATCTCAGAATACTTTGCCCCATTTACTAACGATACAAAATGGCAGTTCATCGCACTCATGTTTACACTGATGGCTGGAACTGCAGGTTTACCGCATGTTATCGTTCGCTTCTATACAGTTTCTTCTATGAAAGCAGCGCGATGGTCAGGGGCTTGGGCCTTACTGTTTATTGGCTTGTTGTATTTATCGGCACCTGCCTACGCGGCATTCTCTCGTTTTATTCTAATGACAAATGTTGCAGGTAGTAAGATTACAGAGCTTCCTGAGTGGACACAACCGTGGATTGATACGGGAAGGCTGCAGCTGGCGGATGAAAATGGGGATGGGATTCTGCAATGGAATGAATTGATCATATCAAATGATATCGTCGTCATGGCCACGCCAGAAATCGCTAATCTTGGGGTATTTGTTATCGGACTCGTTGCTGCTGGTGCAATGGCAGCTGCCTTGTCAACAGCTGGTGGACTGATGATTGCTATCTCCTCCTCTTTCGCGCATGATATCTATTACCGCGTATGGAAGCCGGAAGCGACAGAACAAACGCGGTTAAAAGTCGCCCGTTGGTCCATCGCCACTGCCACTTTGTTAGCTGGGGTGATCGCTTTAGATCCACCTGGGGCGATCACACAAATCGTCGCATGGGCGTTCGCTCTTGCCACAGGGACATTTTTCCCAGCGCTTGTTCTCGGTGTTTGGTGGAAACGTTCTAATACCAAAGGGGTTATTGCTGGTTTGCTGGTCGGATTAATTACCACACTTAGTTATATTTTTGCTGCTAAGTATGGCGGTTTTACGATTCTTGGGATTATAGATACAGGGGCAGGTGTCTTTGGTGCAGCTGCTGCATTTTTAACAAATATCATTGTCTCGCTGGCTACGGATGAGCCTTCGCAAAAAATTCAAGAAGAGGTAATTGACCTTCGTTACCCTGAACAAATGGTTTATAAGGATGGTGAGGTATGGCTGGTGGATGATCATAAAAAGACATCTCACTGA
- a CDS encoding electron transfer flavoprotein subunit beta/FixA family protein has protein sequence MNVLVCIKQVPDTKIIKVNPKTNTLDRSSAPAILNPYDAHAVEEAVRLTEQHGGKVIVLSMGPPQARIAIKKCIEIGADEGYLISDRRFAGADTLATSYALYKAIEKLIKEEGIDLVLCGKHAIDGDTGQVGPGIARRMEIPPLTNVIRVEKVDTDEGSIIVHRKIENGYERIQSTLPCLLTVEKEINEVAYSPLPNMIKAARYEPIVWTVDDLNDVDVKQLGLKGSPTIVGKMWPPEKSSGADMIGGTVEEQVEQLLTITLEKRELFSVKGGETT, from the coding sequence ATGAATGTTCTAGTTTGTATTAAGCAAGTTCCGGATACGAAGATCATTAAAGTAAACCCGAAGACGAATACACTTGACCGCTCCAGTGCACCGGCTATATTAAATCCGTATGATGCCCATGCAGTGGAGGAAGCAGTGCGTCTTACAGAACAACATGGTGGGAAAGTCATCGTGCTATCGATGGGACCACCCCAAGCGAGAATAGCTATTAAGAAATGTATCGAAATAGGGGCTGATGAAGGCTATTTAATTTCCGACCGGCGATTTGCTGGGGCAGATACGCTTGCTACAAGTTATGCGCTTTATAAAGCAATTGAAAAGTTAATTAAGGAAGAAGGCATTGATCTCGTATTATGTGGTAAACATGCGATTGATGGTGATACAGGGCAAGTGGGGCCTGGTATTGCTCGCCGTATGGAAATTCCACCATTAACAAATGTCATACGTGTGGAGAAAGTGGACACTGATGAAGGAAGCATTATCGTTCATCGTAAAATTGAAAATGGTTATGAACGTATTCAATCAACGCTACCGTGTCTACTTACTGTAGAAAAAGAAATTAATGAAGTCGCTTATTCACCACTTCCTAACATGATTAAAGCTGCTAGGTATGAACCAATAGTATGGACAGTTGATGACTTGAATGATGTGGATGTCAAGCAGTTAGGGTTAAAAGGGTCTCCTACAATTGTTGGGAAAATGTGGCCGCCGGAAAAAAGCTCAGGTGCGGACATGATCGGAGGAACAGTTGAAGAACAAGTTGAGCAATTACTGACAATCACTCTTGAAAAAAGAGAATTATTCAGTGTGAAAGGAGGGGAGACAACATGA